The nucleotide window TGTTTGGAGCAGATACAAAGACATTTAAGAGTGTGATTTCCTTTAAGGGAATTTCCCTGGCGGGCGGCGCTCTGCAAATTTCCGGCGTGACCATCGTGACGATCGCAGCCTGTATCCTGATCGTGGTGGGACTCAGCCTGTTCATCAACAAGACGAGGGCCGGCCAGGCTATGCTCGCGGTGTCTGAAGACCGGGGAGCGGCGCAGCTCATGGGAATCAATGTGAATAAGACCATAGCGCTCACCTTTGCCATCGGTTCTGCCCTGGCGGCCATAGCAGGCGTGCTTCTCTGTTCGGCTTATCCGTCCCTGAATCCCTATACCGGAGCGATGCCCGGGATCAAGGCTTTCGTGGCGGCGGTATTCGGTGGAATCGGTTCCGTACCTGGGGCCATGGTAGGCGGCATCCTGCTGGGTATTATAGAGATTTTGGCCAAGGCTTATATTTCATCTCAGCTGGCTGATGCGATCGTATTTGCCATGCTGATCATAATCCTGCTGGTGAAGCCCACCGGGATCTTCGGCAAGAAAATTCAGGAAAAGGTGTAAGGAGGGGCGAGATGAGACATTTGCAGAAAACGACGAAAAGTAATTTCATCACTTATGGCATCGTGATCCTGACTGCGGTCATCATTCAGGTCCTTTCCTCCGCGGGCGCTATTTCCAGCCTTATTGGGGGACTTCTGGTGCCGCTCTGCGCTTATATGATCCTGGCCATCTCCCTGAACCTGGTAGTGGGGATCCTGGGCGATCTGAGCCTGGGGCATGCAGGTTTTATGTGCGTGGGGGCTTTTGCCAGCGCGTTCTTTTCTAAAATGACGGTAGGGACGATGCCCGACGGTCTTAGGTTTTTCTTTGCGCTTTTGATCGGCGCGGCGGCGGCAGGCTTATTCGGGATCCTCATCGGCATTCCGGTCCTGCGTCTGCGCGGGGATTATCTTGCCATTGTGACGCTGGCTTTTGGGGAAATTATTAAAAATGTTATCAATGTGTTTTTCATCGGCAGGGACAGAAACGGGCTGCATTTTTCCATGAAGGATTCCGTAGCGCTTAATCTGGACTCCACCGGCGAGGTCATCGTGAACGGCCCCCAGGGAATCAACGGGACTCCAAAGGATTCCACGTTTCTGATAGGCATGCTCCTGCTTTTGATCGCGCTGATCATCATATTGAATCTGATCAATTCCAGAGCGGGCCGGGCGATCATGTCCATAAGAGACGACAGGATCGCGGCGGAATCCATAGGCATCAATATCACGAAATTCAAGCTCATGGCATTTTCCATATCCGCGGCTCTGGCGGGAGTGGCAGGCGTTTTGTACGCTCATAACCTGTCGTCCCTGGTGGCGTCGCCCAAGAGTTTTGGCTATAATATGTCCATCATGATACTGGTATTTGTGGTGCTGGGCGGTATCGGAAATATACGGGGCTCTTTGATCGCGGCGTTTATCCTGACCCTGCTTCCGGAGATGCTCAGAGGGCTATCCAATTACCGTATGCTGATCTATGCTATTGTCCTGATTCTGATGATGATCTTTAACTGGAGCAAGGGAGGCGGCCGCCTGAAAGAAATGCTGGCGGAACGTCTGCGCGGACTCAGAAAACCCCGTACAAAGGAGGTTAAGTGATATGGCGCTGTTAGAGGTAAAAAACCTGGGCATTTCCTTCGGAGGCCTCCGCGCGGTAAATGCGTTTGAGGTAAAAATAGAAAAAGGTCAGCTGTACGGGCTGATCGGTCCAAACGGAGCCGGCAAGACGACGATCTTTAACCTTTTAACGGGCGTATATAAGCCTACGGAAGGGATCATAAAGCTGGACGGGGTGGATATAACCAGAAAGAAAGCCATCGAGATCAATAAGGCGGGCATTGCCCGAACCTTTCAGAATATCAGACTGTTTAAGAACCTTTCCGTATTGGATAACGTGAAGGCAGGTCTGCACAATAATTATTCCTATTCTACCATTGAAGGGCTTCTGCGGCTTCCGCGGTATTTCAAAGTGGAAAAAGAGATGAATGAAAAAGCCATGGAGCTTTTAAAGGTGTTTGATCTGGACAAAGAAGCTGAATATAAAGCATCCAACCTTCCCTACGGGAAACAGAGAAAGCTGGAGATTGCCCGGGCGCTTGCCACGAATCCCAAGCTGCTTCTTCTGGATGAGCCGGCGGCGGGCATGAACCCCAATGAGACGGAAGAACTGATGCAGACGATCAAGTTTGTCCAGAAAGAGTTTGAGATGACGATTCTGTTGATAGAACATGATATGAAGCTGGTAAGCGGTATCTGTGAAGAAGTGACAGTCTTAAATTTCGGTGAGATCCTCTGTCAGGGCGAGACAAAGGCTGTTCTGAACGATCCGCAGGTGATCACAGCATATCTGGGTGAATAGGAGGAGCAGGACATGGCATTGCTGGAGGTTAAAGATTTACAGGTATATTATGGCATGATTCAGGCTCTGAAAGGGATTTCCTTTGAGGTAGGCCAGGGGGAGGTCATAGCGCTCATTGGCGCCAACGGAGCGGGGAAGACCACCACTCTTCACGCTGTCACCGGCCTGCTTCCGAAGAAAGCGGGGACGGTCACGCTGGGCGGCAGGGATATTACGAAAATCCCTCCCCATAAAATAGTAGAGATGGGCATGGCTCATGTGCCGGAAGGCCGGCGGGTGTTCGCGCACCTTTCTGTGTACCAGAATCTGAAGATGGGAGCCTATATCAGAAGAGAGAAGGAAGAATTCAGCCGCAACCTGGAGATGGTCTATCAGAAATTTCCGCGTCTGAAGGAACGGCGCAATCAGCCGGCAGGGACTCTGTCAGGCGGAGAGCAGCAGATGCTGGCCATGGGGCGGGCGCTGATGTCCCAGCCGAAGATTCTTTTGATGGATGAGCCCTCCATGGGACTTTCTCCTATCTTTGTGAACGAGATATTTAAGATCATTGAAGAAGTGAGCGCTGCCGGCACCACCGTGCTCTTGGTGGAGCAGAATGCGAAAAAGGCGCTGTCCATAGCAGACCGGGCATATGTTCTGGAGACTGGAAATATCGTACTAAGCGGCAATGCCCGGGAGCTTTTAAACGATGAATCCATAAAGAAAGCATATTTAGGTGAGTAAAGGGGGCTTGGCCATGGAGAAAGTGGTTATTACCATTGCGCGGCAGTATGGAAGCGGCGGAAAGACCATCGGAAAGATGCTGGCAAAGGATATGGGGATTCCTTTTTATGACAGAGAGGTGCTGGAAATGGCCTCGGAGGACAGCGGAATCCATGTACGGCTTTTCGGGGCCGCGGATGAAAGGCTGAGACCGTCTGCAAAGCTCATGGGAGCCAAGGTCTACCGCGGAGAGCTGATCGAGCCGGAGGACAGAGATTTCATATCCAATGACAATCTGTTCAACTATACGGCAAAGACCATCAAGAAGCTGGCGGAGGAGCAGTCCTGTGTCATCATCGGACGCTGCGCGGATTTTATATTAAAAGATTTCCCCAATGTGGCCAGTGTGTTTGTCCATGCGCCGGAGGAGTTCTGTCTGGAGCAGGCGATGGAGCGGAACAGTATGACTATTAAGGAAATGAAAAAATTTATTGAGCGCACCGATAAGTACAGAGGAGATTTTTATAAGCATTATACCGGCCATGAATGGCAGGATCTGCGAAATTACGACCTGTGCCTGAACAGTGGAAAACTGGGATTTGAAAAATGTGTAGAGGAGATCAAAGCATATTTGAGGGTCCGTTTTTCATAAAGGACTGTCCTGCGGCAGGAGATCAGTAAAAAAGGATGACGGCGGCGGAAAAATGAGTTATGATAAGAGGGGACTGTGAGGAACAGTCCCCTTTTCGATATTTTTGAACAAGGTATGATTGGATGAGGAGGGATTTCATGGCATCTTTTGTGGAGCTGGTACATGTGAAAAAAACCTACCGGATGGGGGAAGTGGTCATTAAAGCAGTGGATGATATGAGCTTTTCCATCGAAAGAGGAGAATTCGTGGTGGTAGTGGGGCCCAGCGGCGCGGGGAAGACCACCGTATTGAATATACTGGGAGGCATGGATAAGGCGTCTGAGGGTCGGGTGCTGGTGGACGGAACGGACGTGGCGGCATTTGATAATAAAAAGATGACCAGATTCCGCCGGGAAGACATCGGCTTTGTATTTCAGTTTTATAACCTGGTACAGAACCTGACCGCACTGGAGAATGTAGAGCTGGCGCTCCAGATATGCAAGGATCATCTGGATGCGGAGGAGATTCTGAAGGAAGTAGGATTGGGAGAACGTATGGATAATTTTCCGTCTCAGCTTTCAGGCGGTGAGCAGCAGCGGGTTTCCATAGCCAGGGCGCTGGCCAAGAATCCGAAGCTTCTGCTGTGTGATGAGCCGACGGGCGCTTTGGACTACCAGACCGGAAAATCCATACTGAAGCTTTTGCAGGACACCTGCCGGGAAAGGGGAATGACCGTGATCGTCATAACGCATAACTCTGCGCTGACTCCCATGGCCGACCGGGTGATCAAGATAAAGAACGGCCGTGTATCCCGAATTACGGTAAACGAGAATCCAACTCCTGTCGAAGACATAGAGTGGTAAAAAACAATAGATAACTGGAGATGTCAGATAGATGAAACAGGCACAGCGGAAAGATTTTTTTGTGGAGATCAGGAGGAGCCTGAACCGATACCTTTCGATTTTATTCATTGTCGCTTTGGGCGTGGCGTTTTTTTCCGGGGTACGGGCGACAGAGCCGGATATGCGGCTGTCGGTGGACGCGGTAGCCGACGAGTCTAATTTCATGGACTTTCGAATTTTGTCCACCATGGGCCTGACGGAAGGGGATCTGGAGCAGATCCGCCGGATACCGGGAGTTACGGCTGCAGAGGGCGAATACTCTTTGGACGCACTCTGCCATTATGGGGAAAAGGAGCTGGTCCTCCATGTCTCTTCCATGCCGCAGAATATCAATAGAGTGAACATAAAAGAGGGGCGCCTTCCGGAAAAAAGAGGCGAGTGTTTTTTGGATGAACAGCTTTTAGTCAGCACAGATTATGAGCTGGGAGATCAGATCACACTGTATTCTGGGACAGACGATCCTCTTTCAGATACGCTTAAAACGGAGACTTATACCATCGTTGGGATTGGCTCGAGCCCTTATTATCTGAATTTTGACAGAGGAAATTCTTCCATTGGGAACGGAGACATCAAGGGTTTCCTGATGGTGACGGAGGAGGATTTTTCCCTTGATGTCTACACGCAGATATATGCGGCCGCGGACGGCCTGGACGGTTTTGTGACTGCCGGAGGAACGTACCAGGATGAGGCAGAAAAGATAGCGGACGCAATCGAGGATATAGCGGGCGAGCGGTGCGGAATCCGCCTGGAGGAGATTCGGGGAGACGCACAGGAGGAAATTGGCAAAGCAGAACAGAAACTGCAGGAAAAAGAAGAGGAGGCGGAGCAGAAGCTGCGGGATGCGTGGCTTAAGATCGAGGACGGAGAGAATGAACTCGAGGACGGACGGGATAAAATAGCGGAGAACGAAGAGAAGCTTCGGGATGCGGAGAATGTTCTTTCTGTAAATGAACAAAAGCTAGTGGACGGAAAAGCGCAGCTTAAATCAAACGAGCAGAAAGCAGCGGACGCAAAAGCGCTTTTGGCTGAAAAACAGGAGGAAATCCAGAGCTCCAGGGAAAGGCTGGAGGCAGCGAGAGAAGAGCTGGAGGCTGGAAAAAGCCTGGCCGGAGAAGGACGGGCACAGCTGGAGGCTGCTAGGGAGGAGCTGACGGCCAAAGGCGAGGATTTGAAAGCCGGATGGGAAGGATATGAGAGCGGCATGGCGGACGCAGAGTCCTCTCAGGCAGCTTTGGATATCCAGAGAGGAAAATTGGAGGAGCTGCGCGCGGGTCTGGAGGCGGCAGGCCTGAATCCGGAAGAGAACGAGGAATATCTTCTGGGAAAACAAGCGCTGGATGCGAACCAGACGAAGCTGGACGGAGTTTTAAAGTATCTGGACGGGGTAAAAGCTGAACTCACTGACCTTCAGAGTCAGTATGACCAGGGAATGGCAGCTCTGGAGGGGAAAGAAGCAGAGCTGTCTGAAAAAGAGGCCGCTTTGGCTGCTGCAGAGGCGGAAATCCAGAATGGAGAAGCACAGGTACAGGATGGAGAGGCAGCGCTTTTGGAGCTTCAGAACGCAATCAAGACCGGAGAACAGGGGATTTCAGACGGACGTCAGGAGATAGCCAACGGAGAGGCTGCTCTGGAAGAAGGGCGCCAGGAGATAGCAGACGGGAAGCGGCAGCTGGAGGAAGCGAAGGAGAAGCTGTCCGACGGAGAAACAGAGCTTCAGGAGGCAAAGGCCGAGTATGAAGACGCGAGAGACGAGGCCGATGAGAAAATTGCCGATGCCAGATCAGAGATCGAGGAAGCGAAAGCAGCCCTGGAGGATTTGGAAGAACCGGAATGGTATGTGCTGGACCGGAAGTCAGTTCAGTCTTATGTGGAGTTTGACAATGATACAAAAAGGATTGGGGCGATCGGAAAAGTATTTCCAGTGATTTTCTTTCTGGTGGCTGCTTTGGTGAGTCTGACCACCATGACCAGAATGGTGGAGGAAAAGAGGACGGAGATCGGCACCATGAAGGCGCTGGGCTACAGCACCTTATCCATAGCCTCCAAATATATTTTATATGCGCTTTCTGCCAGCCTTCTGGGGAGCATAGCCGGATTTCTCGTAGGAGAAAAGCTGCTTCCATGGGTTATCATCACCACATATAAGATTCTCTATGGGAACCTGAGCATTATCCGGATACCGTATAATTGGGGATACGCTCTTGGAGCGACTGCTATTGCGGTGATCTGCACCACAGGAGCGACTCTGGCGGCCTGCTATAAAGAAACGCTGGCGATGCCTTCTCAGCTGATGCGCCCGGTTGCGCCCATGAAGGGGAAGAAGATCCTTTTGGAACGGATACGCCCTCTGTGGCGTCACATGAATTTCAGCCAGAAATCCACACTTCGGAATTTGTTCCGATATAAAAAGCGTCTTTTGATGACCGTATTCGGTATCGGCGCCTGTATGGCTCTGCTGATCGTCGGATTCGGATTGAGGGATTCAATCTACACAGTGTCTGACGGTCAATACGGAGAGCTTTGGCTTTATGATGCGTCGGCCAGTATCGTGACGGATGGAGAACAGGAGGAAAAAGAAGCCTTTTATGAGGATATGGACAGGGACGAGAACATATCGGAGTATCTGGGAGCCTACACGGCGTCTATGGATGGGGAAGCAAACGGTGTAACGAAAGCCGTCAATCTGGTCGTACCGGAAGATCTGGAACGGTTTCCGGACTTTTTCGTGCTGAGGGACCGGCTGAGCGGAGAAGGATATACATTGGATGATGAGGGAGCGGTCATCAATGAAAAGCTGGCGAAGCTTTTGGACATCCGGGAAGGAGATTCTTTTTATCTGAAAGAAAGTGACACCAGCAGGGTTTCAGTTAAGGTCTCGCATATCACAGAGAATTATGTGTATAATTATATTTATATGTCTCCGTCCTTATATCGGCAGCTGTATGGCAGGGAAGCAGAATGCAATACGGAATATCTGAAGCTAAAGGACGCGCAGGAAGAGAAAGGCCGTGAGCTGTCAAAACGCCTTTTGGAGCATGAAGCAGTGTCCGGTGTCGTACTGGTATCCGATATGAACAAGACGATCATGGATATGCTCGGAAGCCTGGATACGGTCGTCTGGGTCCTGATAATCTCAGCCGGGCTGCTGGCCTTTGTCGTCCTGTATAACCTGAATAATATCAATATCACGGAACGAAAGCGGGAGCTGGCCACCATTAAGCTGCTTGGCTTTTATGATCTGGAGCTGGCCTCTTATGTGTACCGGGAAAATGTGCTTCTGACGTTCATCGGTATCGCGGCAGGCGTTTTCATGGGAAATATACTTCACCGCTTTGTTATTGAGACCGTAGAAGTAGATCTGATCATGTTCGGCCGTGCGGTGCATCCTCTGAGTTATCTCTGGGGGATTGTCCTGACGCTGCTGTTCGCGTTTCTGGTCAACGCCGCCATGTTTTATAAGCTCAGAAAGATTGATATGGTAGAATCCCTCAAAAGTGTGGAATAAATACCGACTTTACAAAGATTTTACATAAAGATGGTTTTGATTTGACATAAATTTTGTATAGTGGAAGATGAACGATTCTGATTACGTGAATGAGGGAGATCTTTATGTCATTAAGCGATGTGAAACTATTATTTCAATTTGTCGGCGGCCTGGGCATGTTCCTCTATGGTATGAATATCATGGCGGACGGCCTTCAGAAAGCGGCCGGAGGCCGGATGAAGCGAATGCTGGGATATATTACGAATAACCGGCTCTTAGGCGTGCTGCTGGGCGCGCTGATCACTGCCATCATCCAGAGCAGCTCTGCGACCACGGTCATGGTCGTCGGTTTTGTCAACGCCGGGATTCTGAGTCTGTCCCAGGCGGTGGGCGTCATCATGGGCGCCAATATCGGTACTACAGTCACTGCGTGGCTGGTATCCATGAGCGAGTGGGGAGAGGTCATGAAGCCGGAGTTCTTTGCCCCTGTCCTCATCGGTATCGGGGCATTCATGCTTCTGTTTGCGAAAAAAGAACGCCAGAAGGAAATTGGAAGCATTTTGGTTGGCTTCGGCGTCCTGTTTATCGGGCTCAGTTTCATGTCCGGCTCCATAGAGCCCTATAAAGACGCGCCTGTGTTTGCTCAGATATTCACGGTGCTTGGAAGCAACCCGATCTTCGGCATCCTGGCCGGTGTAGTGGTCACCGGCATTATTCAGAGCTCCTCGGCCTCCGTCGGTATTCTGCAGACCTTGGCCATGAACGGAGTGGTCACCTGGAATTCAGCCGTTTATATCACCTTGGGACAAAATATCGGTACCTGCGTGACAGCGCTGCTCGCCAGCGCCGGCGCCCATAAGACGGCAAAACGGGCGGCAGTCATCCATCTGATGTTCAACGTAATGGGCGCGGTGCTGTTCGGCATAGTGATGTTCATCGTGTTCAGCCTGAACGGGAACTGGGCGGCGTCCACCATCAACAGTACGCAGATTTCCGTGTTCCATACCATATTCAACGTGACGAATACATTGATTCTGTTTCCTTTCGCAGGCAAGCTGGTATCCCTGTCCGGGAAGATCGTGCGGGAAAAGGTACAGGAACCGGAGGAGACGCTGGAGCAGAAGATCATGTCCCATCTGGATACCAGAATTTTGGAGAACCCCTCCTTTGCCATTGAGACCGCGAAGCGTGAGGTCGTCCGCATGGGAGAGCTGTCCCTCGATAATGTGAAGCTGGGAGAGAATGCGGTCCTTACAAACAATCAGGAATCTGTAGATAGGATTTTTGCCCAGGAAAAGACCATAAATTTCATGGAGAAGGCGCTGACGGAATATCTGGTGAAGATTTCCAACCTCTCGCTGATGGAAGAGCAGTCAGAGCAGGTTAAAAACCTTCTCTATACGGTCAACGATCTGGAGCGTATCGGCGACCACGCGGAAAATATCGCGGAGCTGGCCGAGAGCAAGATTCAGGGAGATATCCAGTTTTCCCCCATGGGCCAGAAGGATCTGGAAACCATATTCTCCTATGCGGTGGGTTCTGTGGAGAACGCCGTATCGGCCAGAAGGAATGAGGATGCGGAAAGCATCCGCCAGGTCATCAAGTTTGAAGATCTGGTGGACAGCACAGAGGAAGATTTGAGGGACAAACATATAGCCAGGCTGGCGAACAATGAGTGCCGAGCTTCTCACGGCGTCATTTTCCTGGATATCATGGGAAATCTGGAGCGGGTATCCGATCATGCGTACAATATAGCCGGATATGTGAAGGATGAAATGTGATTCAAACGGGAAATAAAGGAGAAATATGGAAGAGATCACATATAAAAGCTTAAAGGAATCAAAGAAGATCAAGGCATATATTGAACAGGGAGATGCGGTACTGGGAGCCCTAGGCTTTACAGAGCACTCTGAAAAGCATGCGGTGAAGACAGCCGAAACAGCTGGAAAGATCCTGAAAGAGCTGGGATACGAAAAGCGGACGGCGGAGCTGGCCCGGATCGCCGGATATCTGCATGATATTGGGAACTGTGTGAACAGGAACGATCATGCCCACAGCGGAGCCCTGATGGCTTTCCAGCTTTTAAGAGAGCAGGGAATGAACGCAGGAGAGATAGCCGTGGTGGTCAGCGCTATCGGGGAGCACGACGAACATACAGGGACGGCCGTGGACGCGGTGTCGGCCGCCTTGATCCTGGCAGACAAAACGGATGTAAGACGGAACCGGGTGCGGAACAAGATCAAAGAAACCTTTGACAAGCATGACCGGGTGAATTATGCCGCCAAATCTTCCAAGCTGGTGATCCAGGCGGAAAAGAGGGTAATCACCTTGAACATCGAGCTGGATGAAAGCATGTGCTCCATGATGGACTACTTTGAAATCTTCCTGCAGAGAATGTTGATGTGCCGCCGGGCCGCAGAAATGCTGGGCATGCGTTTTAAGGTGACTGCGAATGGAAGTAAGATCGTATAACGGAAAACATGGATAAGCGGCAGAATCCGCGGGCAGATGGTCCGGTATCATTGAAAGATACCAGTCCATCTGCCCGCGGCTTTTTTTCTTGGACTTGCGGGATAGAGATGGGAGAGGTATAATATATTTGTGATATTGACAGACGAATGACAGAAGTGCAAGTTATTTTGTGGACATAAAATAATAATTCTGGTATGAGGATGATGATATGAAAAAGAGACTGACCTGTCTATTTGTGGCAGTTATCATGATATTTATGAGCAGCGTCCATCCTGTCCAGGCTGCAAGGGCGCAAGGCGGAGACCGGGAAACGGAAGCCGGGACGGGGCAGAACCAGGGGACCCGCACTGTACGAGTTGCTTATCCGATACAGGCTGGGCTGACGGATGTTGACGAACAAGGCAATTATACTGGCTATACCTATGAATATCTGCAGGAAGTTGCACAGTATACGGGTTGGGATTATGAATTCGTAGAGGTACCAGGGGATATCAATGACAGTCTCTCTGCACTGATGGAGATGCTGGAAAACGGTGAAATCGATCTGATGGGCGGCATGGTGTACAACGAAGCCACTGGTCAGATGTTTGACTATTCCAGTCAAAGCTATGGTGTGAGAGAAACGGTGCTCCAGGTACTCTATGATACGGTTGATAATAAACTGATCAATTCCCAAGTTGAACAGAGTTTCCGGATCGCGGCTCCGATTACGGCGAAACAGACTAGGGCGGAGCTGGAAGATTTTTGTGAGATGAATCTGGTCACGCCGGAATACGTGGACTGTGTTTCTGTTGAGGAACAGCTTCAGGCGCTGAAAGATGGCCGGGCGGATATGATGGTGAATTCCAGCATGAATTATATTGAGGGAGTCAAAACGGTGGCGAGATTTTCTCCGAAGCCCTTTTATTTCGTGACGACAAAGGGAAAAAACGCAGAACTGTTGGATGAACTGAATGCCGCGATGATGAATATTGAACAGGTGAATCCGTATTTTTCCAATATGCTGTATGAAAAATACTTT belongs to Qiania dongpingensis and includes:
- a CDS encoding Na/Pi cotransporter family protein; this encodes MSLSDVKLLFQFVGGLGMFLYGMNIMADGLQKAAGGRMKRMLGYITNNRLLGVLLGALITAIIQSSSATTVMVVGFVNAGILSLSQAVGVIMGANIGTTVTAWLVSMSEWGEVMKPEFFAPVLIGIGAFMLLFAKKERQKEIGSILVGFGVLFIGLSFMSGSIEPYKDAPVFAQIFTVLGSNPIFGILAGVVVTGIIQSSSASVGILQTLAMNGVVTWNSAVYITLGQNIGTCVTALLASAGAHKTAKRAAVIHLMFNVMGAVLFGIVMFIVFSLNGNWAASTINSTQISVFHTIFNVTNTLILFPFAGKLVSLSGKIVREKVQEPEETLEQKIMSHLDTRILENPSFAIETAKREVVRMGELSLDNVKLGENAVLTNNQESVDRIFAQEKTINFMEKALTEYLVKISNLSLMEEQSEQVKNLLYTVNDLERIGDHAENIAELAESKIQGDIQFSPMGQKDLETIFSYAVGSVENAVSARRNEDAESIRQVIKFEDLVDSTEEDLRDKHIARLANNECRASHGVIFLDIMGNLERVSDHAYNIAGYVKDEM
- a CDS encoding ABC transporter ATP-binding protein yields the protein MALLEVKDLQVYYGMIQALKGISFEVGQGEVIALIGANGAGKTTTLHAVTGLLPKKAGTVTLGGRDITKIPPHKIVEMGMAHVPEGRRVFAHLSVYQNLKMGAYIRREKEEFSRNLEMVYQKFPRLKERRNQPAGTLSGGEQQMLAMGRALMSQPKILLMDEPSMGLSPIFVNEIFKIIEEVSAAGTTVLLVEQNAKKALSIADRAYVLETGNIVLSGNARELLNDESIKKAYLGE
- a CDS encoding ABC transporter ATP-binding protein — encoded protein: MALLEVKNLGISFGGLRAVNAFEVKIEKGQLYGLIGPNGAGKTTIFNLLTGVYKPTEGIIKLDGVDITRKKAIEINKAGIARTFQNIRLFKNLSVLDNVKAGLHNNYSYSTIEGLLRLPRYFKVEKEMNEKAMELLKVFDLDKEAEYKASNLPYGKQRKLEIARALATNPKLLLLDEPAAGMNPNETEELMQTIKFVQKEFEMTILLIEHDMKLVSGICEEVTVLNFGEILCQGETKAVLNDPQVITAYLGE
- a CDS encoding HD domain-containing protein, with translation MEEITYKSLKESKKIKAYIEQGDAVLGALGFTEHSEKHAVKTAETAGKILKELGYEKRTAELARIAGYLHDIGNCVNRNDHAHSGALMAFQLLREQGMNAGEIAVVVSAIGEHDEHTGTAVDAVSAALILADKTDVRRNRVRNKIKETFDKHDRVNYAAKSSKLVIQAEKRVITLNIELDESMCSMMDYFEIFLQRMLMCRRAAEMLGMRFKVTANGSKIV
- a CDS encoding branched-chain amino acid ABC transporter permease is translated as MSFLSYLINGVSLGSVYAIIALGYTMVYGIAKMLNFAHGDIIMVGGYAAFLAMVNAGLSPLIGVLVSIVVCTLLGVVIERIAYKPLRMAPPLAVLITAIGVSYFLQNLALLLFGADTKTFKSVISFKGISLAGGALQISGVTIVTIAACILIVVGLSLFINKTRAGQAMLAVSEDRGAAQLMGINVNKTIALTFAIGSALAAIAGVLLCSAYPSLNPYTGAMPGIKAFVAAVFGGIGSVPGAMVGGILLGIIEILAKAYISSQLADAIVFAMLIIILLVKPTGIFGKKIQEKV
- a CDS encoding branched-chain amino acid ABC transporter permease — encoded protein: MRHLQKTTKSNFITYGIVILTAVIIQVLSSAGAISSLIGGLLVPLCAYMILAISLNLVVGILGDLSLGHAGFMCVGAFASAFFSKMTVGTMPDGLRFFFALLIGAAAAGLFGILIGIPVLRLRGDYLAIVTLAFGEIIKNVINVFFIGRDRNGLHFSMKDSVALNLDSTGEVIVNGPQGINGTPKDSTFLIGMLLLLIALIIILNLINSRAGRAIMSIRDDRIAAESIGINITKFKLMAFSISAALAGVAGVLYAHNLSSLVASPKSFGYNMSIMILVFVVLGGIGNIRGSLIAAFILTLLPEMLRGLSNYRMLIYAIVLILMMIFNWSKGGGRLKEMLAERLRGLRKPRTKEVK
- a CDS encoding cytidylate kinase-like family protein, with amino-acid sequence MEKVVITIARQYGSGGKTIGKMLAKDMGIPFYDREVLEMASEDSGIHVRLFGAADERLRPSAKLMGAKVYRGELIEPEDRDFISNDNLFNYTAKTIKKLAEEQSCVIIGRCADFILKDFPNVASVFVHAPEEFCLEQAMERNSMTIKEMKKFIERTDKYRGDFYKHYTGHEWQDLRNYDLCLNSGKLGFEKCVEEIKAYLRVRFS
- a CDS encoding ABC transporter ATP-binding protein, whose translation is MASFVELVHVKKTYRMGEVVIKAVDDMSFSIERGEFVVVVGPSGAGKTTVLNILGGMDKASEGRVLVDGTDVAAFDNKKMTRFRREDIGFVFQFYNLVQNLTALENVELALQICKDHLDAEEILKEVGLGERMDNFPSQLSGGEQQRVSIARALAKNPKLLLCDEPTGALDYQTGKSILKLLQDTCRERGMTVIVITHNSALTPMADRVIKIKNGRVSRITVNENPTPVEDIEW
- a CDS encoding ABC transporter permease — protein: MKQAQRKDFFVEIRRSLNRYLSILFIVALGVAFFSGVRATEPDMRLSVDAVADESNFMDFRILSTMGLTEGDLEQIRRIPGVTAAEGEYSLDALCHYGEKELVLHVSSMPQNINRVNIKEGRLPEKRGECFLDEQLLVSTDYELGDQITLYSGTDDPLSDTLKTETYTIVGIGSSPYYLNFDRGNSSIGNGDIKGFLMVTEEDFSLDVYTQIYAAADGLDGFVTAGGTYQDEAEKIADAIEDIAGERCGIRLEEIRGDAQEEIGKAEQKLQEKEEEAEQKLRDAWLKIEDGENELEDGRDKIAENEEKLRDAENVLSVNEQKLVDGKAQLKSNEQKAADAKALLAEKQEEIQSSRERLEAAREELEAGKSLAGEGRAQLEAAREELTAKGEDLKAGWEGYESGMADAESSQAALDIQRGKLEELRAGLEAAGLNPEENEEYLLGKQALDANQTKLDGVLKYLDGVKAELTDLQSQYDQGMAALEGKEAELSEKEAALAAAEAEIQNGEAQVQDGEAALLELQNAIKTGEQGISDGRQEIANGEAALEEGRQEIADGKRQLEEAKEKLSDGETELQEAKAEYEDARDEADEKIADARSEIEEAKAALEDLEEPEWYVLDRKSVQSYVEFDNDTKRIGAIGKVFPVIFFLVAALVSLTTMTRMVEEKRTEIGTMKALGYSTLSIASKYILYALSASLLGSIAGFLVGEKLLPWVIITTYKILYGNLSIIRIPYNWGYALGATAIAVICTTGATLAACYKETLAMPSQLMRPVAPMKGKKILLERIRPLWRHMNFSQKSTLRNLFRYKKRLLMTVFGIGACMALLIVGFGLRDSIYTVSDGQYGELWLYDASASIVTDGEQEEKEAFYEDMDRDENISEYLGAYTASMDGEANGVTKAVNLVVPEDLERFPDFFVLRDRLSGEGYTLDDEGAVINEKLAKLLDIREGDSFYLKESDTSRVSVKVSHITENYVYNYIYMSPSLYRQLYGREAECNTEYLKLKDAQEEKGRELSKRLLEHEAVSGVVLVSDMNKTIMDMLGSLDTVVWVLIISAGLLAFVVLYNLNNINITERKRELATIKLLGFYDLELASYVYRENVLLTFIGIAAGVFMGNILHRFVIETVEVDLIMFGRAVHPLSYLWGIVLTLLFAFLVNAAMFYKLRKIDMVESLKSVE